A single Prochlorococcus marinus XMU1410 DNA region contains:
- a CDS encoding DUF4332 domain-containing protein — MESKTFLDILPNNFRHEKSFFVQNNLTDIEKLSNLSDLEINEIQRTYSLCTLNNLKKIRAIAIFKKEIGISPSQAYLLLHCGISSIKSLSLSTPYELERKIGRLERILRVKTETDTTFALLKEWIKKASQIYKSI, encoded by the coding sequence ATGGAAAGTAAAACCTTTTTAGATATTTTGCCAAATAATTTTAGACATGAGAAATCTTTTTTTGTTCAAAATAATTTAACTGACATTGAAAAATTAAGTAATCTTTCTGACCTAGAAATAAATGAGATTCAAAGAACATATTCACTATGCACATTGAATAATCTAAAGAAAATTAGAGCTATAGCTATTTTTAAAAAAGAAATTGGAATTTCTCCTTCGCAAGCATATCTACTTTTGCATTGCGGAATATCTTCTATTAAATCATTATCACTATCTACTCCTTACGAATTAGAGCGCAAAATTGGTAGATTAGAGAGAATTCTTAGAGTAAAAACTGAAACAGATACAACTTTTGCTCTCTTAAAAGAATGGATTAAAAAAGCTAGTCAAATCTACAAATCTATTTGA
- a CDS encoding DUF2518 family protein yields the protein MSFFELLENTPKIFGFFGIFLFLCTIAAFIFNFGFKFRIIGATIFSLLLSLSSWAFIQSYSEKVVIEDAKYVPIVYDNGFDLIIAKADDDFSEESIEPTLEQLSENLRKGSRSGANVKIKIRKLEKISDGVSKPVVIGEVQKNVKMN from the coding sequence ATGTCTTTTTTTGAACTATTAGAGAACACACCCAAAATTTTTGGATTCTTTGGAATATTTCTTTTCCTTTGCACAATAGCAGCTTTTATATTTAATTTTGGTTTTAAATTTCGAATAATTGGAGCAACTATCTTTTCATTATTGCTTTCTTTGAGTAGTTGGGCATTTATACAAAGTTACTCCGAAAAGGTTGTAATAGAAGATGCAAAATATGTTCCAATTGTTTATGACAATGGGTTCGATTTGATTATTGCTAAAGCCGATGATGACTTTTCAGAAGAATCTATTGAACCAACTTTAGAACAATTATCGGAAAACTTAAGGAAAGGTAGCAGATCTGGTGCGAATGTAAAAATAAAGATAAGAAAACTTGAAAAAATTTCAGATGGCGTAAGTAAACCAGTGGTTATAGGAGAAGTTCAGAAAAATGTCAAAATGAATTAG
- a CDS encoding translocation/assembly module TamB domain-containing protein — protein sequence MLLPLVFLGTFLLNNFLKETYSSRKLELEKSIENLLDKNVDLGDYVGIRFLGISLGNSKINSKNNIDSEITAKNVYVGIMPFRSFFKQKWIVKISPKEAAINIDRDFFKRDESYKDDRIKKKSKSKYELNFNLNKYSDLKFNNAGLKTKVKGNVIYKSRNRQIIANVKSNFDEKGFLKFKFNTKLNQDFLTLDLFSKGLDLDNSEYIIGNRKIRFKKGTFKSNFKFNKSSKRTFCEGRFSFTNLKIKPEDFAENINSDSTWFICKENNLMGNSQNLNYGTLTSNFNLNIPFKKSSNNIDLKGSIGYINSLNPDIKLSGNIPYWFDRRGINFGDIDTSFKINRTQLSNLNIFRKNDIRGFITARGELKGKITDPDISINFNLDYPHFKGIRIRETWEGDIKNENNEFLLNMKNRYSPIPSFLSIKFDSDLKLDNANFIRVFNSNKGTLGIVNEDDSYNWRADNFPLDELELSLNKNQFNRIDGIINGEGSISSDQSYLDGRLAWSLGKYRNINLANSLFDFSAKNNFFYINSSLYPIDGGVIEVEYDSNKNNFINSEFKNVSTSWTILTAVDIFNFDNKKVIPISKSNILDDLEINNDNKSFKERIEFIKNFIENSNVLEDKFNLQKYLNKFRSRYNGKITIQGDRAVNYKLNAKLNGYLDVPKDDYEGNKEEFSIDLEGGLLTGKGSLRINKLPLSTANIFLNKPRDFLGGLDMILFYDLDTKSFSSEISSNNSSIKNNTIIFNKGLVEFDNSIFDIDFSLLINDSEIPINIEGSIPINKLDNLDLRLIGNGKFIELIDIFAAEYFTFKEGDVNLRMILKGTLNKPLLNGFVVIKDSEIDIFNNIIKDINSTIIFDFDSLEINNLEAKTKDSGKIFIKGSLPFYSMNVSEKAEINLITNRFTLKKDNFNFLVDSDIDLSGSFESPVLGGSLAFNNGFINFNSTNQNNKKGNNLIQKEDKKDWPELYWNNNENIEIISNETILNSVLLGETLPNYLDNLSFNNLKLKLGPEFKLQYSEIVQAYLDTKLDLTINGEVGKDLNARGLIYLKKGRANLYTTPFKLNKNKDNYILFASRSGVVPFINFSLVSKVPDSIIPISENNQDLNISSDVAVDSTSSGNGSFGIGNTRLIKIEASYEGFLDQLSFADENRRIQLRSTPSYNRSQIIGLIGGNSANLINRAFISQLNNADAFSERFQFSLYPALIENNDSLNNIFSNENLDIENDDQSSSSEEFSSQAWVAEIGLDITDAINFAFQTVPGRDDISPLGILTFQANPNLELLGSYDSNGDWKSQVQLFFRY from the coding sequence ATGCTTTTACCTTTAGTTTTTTTAGGCACTTTTTTATTAAATAATTTTTTAAAAGAAACTTATAGTTCTAGGAAATTAGAACTAGAAAAAAGTATTGAGAATCTTTTAGATAAAAATGTTGATTTAGGTGATTATGTCGGGATTAGATTTCTAGGTATTTCTTTGGGTAATTCAAAAATTAATAGTAAAAACAATATTGATTCTGAAATTACAGCCAAAAATGTATATGTTGGCATTATGCCTTTTAGATCTTTTTTCAAACAAAAATGGATTGTAAAAATAAGTCCTAAGGAAGCCGCCATAAATATAGATAGAGATTTTTTTAAAAGGGACGAATCTTACAAAGATGATCGAATTAAAAAAAAATCAAAATCTAAGTATGAATTGAACTTTAACTTAAATAAATATTCAGATCTGAAGTTTAATAATGCAGGATTAAAAACAAAAGTAAAAGGTAATGTTATTTACAAATCAAGAAATAGACAAATCATTGCAAATGTAAAATCAAATTTTGATGAAAAAGGTTTTTTAAAATTTAAATTTAATACAAAATTAAATCAAGACTTTTTAACACTGGATTTATTTTCTAAGGGTTTAGATCTTGATAATTCTGAATATATTATTGGTAATAGAAAAATTAGGTTTAAAAAGGGTACCTTTAAATCTAACTTTAAATTTAATAAATCATCAAAGCGCACATTTTGTGAAGGAAGATTTTCTTTTACTAATTTAAAAATAAAACCTGAAGATTTCGCTGAGAATATAAATTCAGATTCAACTTGGTTTATTTGTAAAGAAAATAATTTAATGGGAAACTCCCAAAACTTAAATTACGGAACTTTGACATCGAATTTTAATCTAAATATCCCATTTAAAAAAAGTTCCAATAATATTGATCTAAAAGGAAGTATTGGATATATTAATAGCCTGAATCCAGATATCAAATTATCGGGTAATATTCCCTATTGGTTTGATAGAAGAGGTATAAATTTTGGTGATATAGATACTAGTTTCAAAATAAATAGAACACAATTATCTAATTTAAATATTTTCCGAAAAAATGATATAAGGGGTTTCATTACTGCTAGAGGCGAATTAAAAGGAAAAATTACTGATCCTGATATTTCTATAAACTTTAATCTTGATTATCCGCACTTTAAAGGCATCCGCATTAGAGAAACATGGGAGGGAGATATTAAAAATGAAAATAACGAATTTCTGCTAAATATGAAAAATAGATATTCTCCAATACCTTCATTTCTTTCAATTAAGTTTGATTCTGATCTTAAACTAGATAACGCAAATTTTATAAGAGTTTTTAACTCAAATAAAGGGACTTTAGGTATAGTCAATGAGGACGATAGTTATAACTGGCGAGCGGATAATTTTCCTCTTGATGAGCTTGAATTATCTTTAAACAAAAATCAATTCAATAGAATTGATGGAATTATTAATGGTGAGGGATCAATTTCGTCAGATCAGTCATACCTTGATGGGCGACTTGCTTGGAGTTTAGGTAAATATAGAAATATTAATCTGGCCAATTCATTATTTGATTTCAGCGCAAAAAATAATTTTTTTTATATAAATTCTTCCTTGTATCCAATTGATGGAGGAGTTATTGAAGTCGAATATGATTCAAACAAAAATAATTTTATTAATTCAGAATTCAAGAATGTAAGCACTAGTTGGACTATCCTTACCGCTGTGGATATTTTTAACTTTGATAATAAAAAAGTTATTCCAATAAGTAAATCGAATATATTGGATGATTTGGAAATAAATAATGATAATAAATCATTTAAAGAGAGGATCGAATTTATAAAAAACTTTATTGAAAATAGTAATGTGCTAGAGGACAAATTTAATTTGCAAAAATATTTAAATAAATTTAGAAGTAGATACAATGGAAAAATTACTATTCAGGGCGATAGAGCAGTCAATTATAAATTGAATGCAAAATTAAATGGCTATCTTGATGTACCTAAAGATGACTATGAGGGTAATAAAGAGGAATTTTCTATTGATTTGGAAGGAGGATTATTAACAGGGAAGGGTTCTTTAAGAATTAATAAATTACCACTAAGTACTGCAAATATCTTTTTAAACAAACCAAGAGATTTTCTTGGAGGGTTAGATATGATTTTATTTTATGATCTTGATACAAAATCTTTCTCTAGTGAAATTTCTTCCAATAATTCATCAATTAAAAATAACACAATAATATTTAATAAAGGACTAGTTGAATTTGATAATTCTATTTTTGATATTGATTTTTCACTTTTAATAAATGATTCTGAAATCCCAATTAATATTGAAGGCTCAATACCTATAAATAAATTAGATAACTTAGATCTAAGATTGATTGGGAATGGAAAATTTATTGAGTTAATAGATATTTTTGCTGCTGAATACTTTACCTTTAAAGAAGGTGATGTGAATCTTAGAATGATTCTAAAAGGGACCTTAAATAAACCTCTATTAAATGGATTTGTAGTAATTAAAGATTCTGAAATTGATATTTTCAACAACATAATAAAGGATATTAATAGCACAATAATTTTTGATTTTGATTCTTTAGAGATCAATAATCTAGAAGCAAAGACTAAAGATTCTGGGAAAATTTTTATAAAAGGGTCTTTGCCTTTTTATAGTATGAATGTTTCTGAGAAGGCAGAAATTAATTTGATAACGAATAGATTTACTTTAAAGAAAGATAATTTTAATTTTTTAGTAGATTCAGATATCGATTTAAGCGGATCATTTGAAAGTCCTGTTTTGGGAGGTTCTCTAGCTTTTAATAATGGATTTATTAATTTTAATAGCACCAATCAAAATAACAAAAAAGGAAACAATCTCATACAAAAAGAAGACAAAAAAGATTGGCCAGAACTCTATTGGAATAATAATGAAAATATTGAAATAATTTCAAATGAAACAATTTTGAATTCGGTTCTTTTAGGAGAAACTTTACCAAATTATTTGGATAATTTGAGTTTTAATAATCTTAAATTAAAACTTGGACCTGAATTTAAACTTCAATATTCAGAGATAGTTCAAGCTTATTTAGATACCAAATTAGACCTTACTATAAATGGCGAAGTAGGGAAAGATTTAAATGCTCGGGGTCTTATTTACCTTAAGAAAGGTAGAGCAAATCTATATACGACCCCGTTTAAACTTAATAAAAATAAAGATAATTATATTTTATTTGCGTCGAGAAGTGGTGTTGTTCCATTTATTAATTTTTCTCTAGTCAGTAAAGTTCCAGACTCAATAATACCTATAAGTGAAAATAATCAGGATTTAAACATCTCAAGTGATGTTGCTGTGGATTCTACTTCAAGTGGTAATGGTTCATTTGGAATTGGTAATACTAGGCTTATCAAAATTGAAGCATCTTATGAAGGATTTTTAGATCAATTATCTTTCGCTGATGAAAATAGAAGAATCCAACTAAGGAGCACGCCAAGTTATAACAGATCACAAATAATTGGTTTAATTGGAGGTAACTCTGCAAATTTAATAAATAGAGCATTTATTTCTCAACTTAATAATGCAGATGCATTTAGTGAAAGATTTCAGTTTTCTTTATATCCAGCGTTAATAGAAAATAATGATTCATTAAATAATATTTTTTCCAATGAAAATTTAGATATAGAAAATGATGATCAATCATCTTCTAGTGAGGAATTTTCTTCTCAAGCTTGGGTAGCCGAAATAGGCCTTGATATTACTGATGCGATAAATTTTGCCTTTCAAACCGTTCCAGGTAGAGATGATATTTCACCTTTAGGAATTTTGACTTTTCAGGCAAATCCAAACTTAGAATTATTAGGTTCTTATGATTCCAATGGGGATTGGAAAAGTCAAGTTCAGTTATTTTTTAGATATTAA
- a CDS encoding glutamate-5-semialdehyde dehydrogenase: protein MANIFEVPQPGNDLLEKANKVRSASIEISQTENQNRIKALNFMADYLEKNSNEILDANNADYSSAQTKGISRALLSRLKLSKSKLNSGIEGVRKVGDLADPVNQVQIKRELSKGLILERKTVPIGVLGVIFESRPDAVMQISSLAIRSGNGVMLKGGSEANLTNTAIVKALQEGLNKSGLDKNAICLLTSRKDSMAMLNLEKYINLIIPRGSNELVKFIQENTRIPVLGHADGICHLFIDIEANLEMALSVALDSKIQYPAACNAIETLLVHKDIAPAFLEKAIPLFNSNDVKLIGDKRSVELGLKYEASEEDWQTEYLDLILSIKIVDNLEEAITHIQKYSSKHTDGIITENLSAANKFMNVIDSAGVFHNCSTRFADGFRYGFGAEVGISTQTLPPRGPVGLEGLVTYKYFLKGDGNIVDDFSSGKAIYTHKDL from the coding sequence ATGGCTAATATCTTTGAAGTTCCTCAACCAGGTAATGATCTTTTAGAAAAAGCTAATAAAGTTCGTTCGGCATCAATAGAAATAAGTCAGACTGAAAATCAAAATCGAATTAAAGCCTTAAATTTTATGGCTGATTATCTAGAAAAAAATTCTAATGAAATATTAGATGCTAATAATGCGGATTATTCAAGTGCACAAACAAAAGGTATTTCTAGGGCTTTACTTTCTAGATTAAAGTTATCAAAATCAAAATTAAATTCAGGAATTGAAGGAGTAAGAAAAGTTGGAGACTTAGCTGACCCTGTAAATCAAGTTCAAATTAAAAGAGAGCTTTCAAAGGGATTGATCTTAGAAAGAAAAACTGTGCCAATCGGAGTTTTAGGGGTTATTTTTGAATCAAGGCCGGATGCCGTGATGCAGATTAGTTCTTTAGCAATAAGATCAGGTAATGGGGTAATGCTAAAAGGTGGTAGTGAAGCTAATTTAACAAATACAGCAATAGTCAAGGCATTGCAAGAAGGTTTAAATAAATCAGGTCTTGATAAAAATGCAATATGTTTACTAACAAGCAGAAAAGATAGCATGGCAATGTTAAATCTTGAGAAATACATTAATTTAATAATTCCAAGAGGAAGTAATGAATTAGTTAAATTTATTCAGGAGAATACAAGAATTCCTGTGTTAGGCCATGCTGATGGAATTTGTCATTTGTTTATAGATATTGAGGCAAATCTAGAGATGGCTTTATCAGTCGCTTTGGACAGCAAAATTCAATATCCTGCAGCATGTAATGCTATCGAAACTTTATTAGTCCATAAAGATATCGCACCAGCTTTTTTAGAAAAGGCCATCCCTTTATTTAATTCAAATGATGTTAAATTAATTGGAGATAAGAGATCAGTTGAATTAGGATTAAAGTATGAGGCTAGTGAAGAAGATTGGCAAACTGAATATTTAGATTTAATTTTATCGATAAAAATTGTTGATAATCTGGAGGAAGCAATAACACATATTCAGAAATATAGTTCAAAACATACAGATGGAATAATTACTGAAAATTTAAGTGCAGCCAATAAATTTATGAATGTAATTGATAGTGCAGGTGTTTTTCATAATTGCTCTACTAGGTTTGCTGATGGCTTTAGATATGGATTCGGAGCTGAAGTTGGTATATCTACTCAAACTCTTCCACCAAGGGGACCTGTAGGTCTTGAAGGTTTGGTAACTTATAAATATTTTCTAAAAGGCGATGGGAATATAGTTGATGATTTTTCATCAGGAAAAGCTATCTATACACATAAAGATCTTTAA
- the folB gene encoding dihydroneopterin aldolase, protein METFLKIENIKLWARVGVLDEERELGQLFILDIFLWTDFEKCTVNDDIKKTVDYSKLVQILKDQSKKIYCFTIEKYSNAILEIIDQEFKLSKIKIILTKCNPPITGFNGKVSIVRILENN, encoded by the coding sequence ATGGAAACTTTTTTGAAAATTGAGAATATTAAACTTTGGGCTAGAGTTGGCGTACTTGATGAAGAAAGGGAATTAGGACAACTATTTATTTTAGATATATTTTTGTGGACTGATTTTGAAAAATGTACAGTAAATGATGATATAAAAAAAACAGTTGACTATTCAAAATTAGTTCAAATTTTAAAAGATCAATCAAAGAAAATATATTGTTTCACAATTGAAAAATATTCAAACGCAATTTTAGAAATCATTGATCAGGAATTTAAGCTTTCTAAAATTAAAATTATTTTGACAAAATGCAATCCTCCAATCACTGGTTTCAATGGGAAGGTGTCAATAGTAAGAATTCTTGAAAATAATTAA
- a CDS encoding esterase/lipase family protein: protein MKKRNPIILIHGLWNTSSIFSSITSKLDDIGIEYFAPTLKHSFGMTSILELTNKLNELILEKYGLEKEIDILGFSMGGIIGRSWLQKFNGCKRTRRLISIGSPHKGTLMAQLIPKYPFRGISEMKINSKFLRELANNDFLLDDIECINFFTYWDMMVFPGWWTNLKFGKKISVKVYKHRNLVRNKSVVDKIIDEIIV from the coding sequence TTGAAAAAAAGAAATCCCATTATATTGATTCATGGTCTTTGGAATACTTCAAGTATTTTTTCTTCTATTACATCAAAACTTGATGATATTGGTATTGAATATTTTGCCCCAACTCTTAAGCATTCATTTGGAATGACTTCAATTCTGGAGTTGACTAATAAATTAAACGAATTGATTTTAGAGAAATATGGTTTAGAAAAAGAAATAGATATTTTGGGATTTTCAATGGGAGGAATAATTGGAAGGTCCTGGCTTCAAAAATTTAATGGGTGTAAAAGAACAAGAAGATTAATATCTATAGGCTCCCCTCACAAGGGAACTTTGATGGCTCAATTAATACCTAAATACCCTTTTAGAGGAATATCAGAAATGAAAATAAATAGTAAGTTTTTAAGGGAACTCGCAAATAATGATTTTTTACTTGATGATATTGAGTGTATAAATTTTTTTACTTATTGGGATATGATGGTTTTTCCTGGTTGGTGGACAAATCTAAAATTTGGGAAAAAAATATCAGTAAAAGTATATAAACATAGAAATCTAGTAAGAAACAAATCTGTGGTCGACAAAATAATCGATGAGATTATTGTGTAG
- a CDS encoding M3 family metallopeptidase: MDTSIFKYGELPEFKKFTPENIIKQFPVVLENITEEFKTIEKNLSNYLIQNDLNWDKVINPLNEVNEILRWSWGVISHLNAVNNSESLRDIYSRFLPEIISLSNKFGQSKIIYNSLVKLKEKNNFDQIKNRILDKEILEMQHRGISLQKNDQEEFNKISEKLGKLSTEFSNNVLDATNEWFLILNKKSEIDGLPERVLELMAISAHNHFKKDKELDIKNGPWKLSLDIPTYTSFMTYATDRNLREKLYKAFVSRASQGEKNNSQIIEEILSLRTKQANLLGYKNWAELSLSTKMAKEIKNVENLLEELREPAFKTAKIELETLDKFSKANGFPKSQNIEPWDISYWSELLRKEKLNLDQESLRPWFPLNDVLKGLFKLSEKLFEIKVVEATDEAPLWNDDVLFFNILNKENDKIASFYLDPYSRPESKRGGAWMDECLNKNNVGKKTLPVAYLVCNQTPPSKDKPSLMSFEEVQTLFHEFGHGLQHMLTTVNLPQAAGINNVEWDAVELPSQFMENWCFHKNTLMNIAKHYKTGEKLSDENFEKLLKNRTFNCGMATLRQLHFAITDLRLHSNIDKNEGKTADEIRREIAKQTTVIEPIQEDQFLCCFSHIFAGGYSAGYYSYKWAEVLSADAFSMFEEADLENSEDLKLIGKKFKDTILSLGGSLPPVDIFKLFRGREPQTDSLIRHLGLSGATQ; the protein is encoded by the coding sequence ATGGATACCTCAATTTTTAAATATGGAGAATTACCAGAATTTAAAAAATTTACTCCCGAAAACATAATTAAACAATTTCCAGTAGTACTAGAAAATATAACTGAAGAATTTAAAACCATAGAAAAAAATTTATCTAATTATTTGATTCAAAATGATTTAAATTGGGATAAGGTAATAAATCCTTTGAATGAAGTAAATGAAATTCTTAGATGGAGTTGGGGAGTAATAAGTCACCTAAATGCTGTAAATAATTCTGAAAGTTTAAGAGATATTTATTCAAGATTTCTCCCAGAGATTATTAGCTTGAGTAATAAATTTGGACAAAGCAAAATAATTTACAATTCTTTAGTCAAGCTTAAAGAAAAAAATAACTTTGATCAAATTAAAAACAGAATTTTAGATAAAGAAATTCTTGAAATGCAGCATAGAGGAATTTCACTACAAAAAAATGATCAAGAAGAATTTAACAAAATTTCAGAAAAACTTGGAAAGCTGTCAACCGAATTCAGTAACAATGTTCTTGATGCCACTAACGAATGGTTTTTAATATTAAATAAAAAATCTGAAATAGATGGTCTTCCTGAGCGAGTACTTGAATTGATGGCAATTTCTGCACACAATCACTTTAAAAAAGATAAAGAACTTGATATTAAAAATGGTCCTTGGAAATTAAGTCTGGATATTCCAACTTATACTTCGTTCATGACATATGCCACTGACCGTAACCTTAGAGAGAAACTTTATAAGGCATTCGTTAGTAGGGCATCTCAAGGAGAAAAAAATAATTCTCAAATCATTGAAGAGATATTATCTCTTAGAACTAAACAGGCTAATCTTCTCGGTTATAAAAATTGGGCAGAACTAAGTTTGTCAACGAAAATGGCGAAAGAAATTAAAAATGTTGAAAACCTCTTAGAAGAATTGAGAGAGCCAGCATTCAAAACCGCAAAAATTGAATTAGAAACCCTTGATAAGTTTTCTAAAGCTAATGGATTTCCAAAATCACAGAATATCGAGCCATGGGATATCAGTTATTGGTCCGAACTTCTTAGAAAGGAAAAGCTCAATTTGGATCAAGAGTCTTTGAGACCTTGGTTCCCACTAAATGATGTTTTAAAAGGGTTATTTAAATTAAGTGAAAAGCTTTTTGAAATTAAAGTAGTCGAGGCAACTGATGAGGCACCTCTTTGGAATGATGACGTTTTATTTTTTAATATCCTCAATAAAGAAAATGACAAAATAGCATCATTTTACCTAGATCCATATTCGAGGCCTGAATCAAAGAGGGGAGGGGCTTGGATGGATGAATGTTTGAATAAAAATAATGTTGGCAAAAAGACCCTCCCGGTGGCTTATCTCGTTTGTAATCAGACTCCACCATCAAAAGATAAACCTAGTTTGATGAGTTTTGAAGAAGTTCAGACACTTTTCCATGAATTTGGTCATGGCCTTCAACACATGCTTACTACTGTAAATCTTCCTCAAGCAGCTGGCATCAACAACGTTGAGTGGGATGCAGTCGAACTTCCAAGTCAATTTATGGAGAACTGGTGTTTTCATAAAAATACACTTATGAATATTGCGAAGCACTACAAAACAGGAGAAAAATTATCCGATGAGAATTTTGAGAAGCTCCTAAAGAATAGAACTTTTAATTGTGGTATGGCTACTCTTAGACAACTACATTTTGCAATAACAGACCTCAGATTGCACAGTAACATTGATAAAAACGAAGGTAAAACAGCAGATGAAATAAGAAGAGAAATTGCAAAACAAACTACTGTTATTGAACCTATTCAAGAAGATCAATTTCTTTGTTGTTTTAGTCATATATTTGCAGGAGGATATTCTGCAGGATATTACTCATATAAATGGGCTGAAGTTCTAAGTGCTGATGCATTTTCAATGTTTGAAGAAGCTGATCTAGAAAACTCTGAAGATTTAAAGTTAATTGGAAAGAAATTTAAAGATACTATACTTAGCTTGGGTGGAAGCTTACCTCCAGTAGACATATTTAAACTATTCAGGGGAAGAGAGCCACAAACAGATTCTTTAATAAGACACTTAGGTCTATCAGGAGCTACACAATAA
- a CDS encoding NAD(P)H-quinone oxidoreductase subunit 4: MNLESFPWLSSIVLLPLIGALIMPFLSSKEGEDNSLPRNISLSFLFIDFLLIIGVLFQKFNTSDSSLQLVERTSWLPSIGLEWSLGVDGLSAPLVALSGLITFLSAAASWKIKKKSNLYFALLLVQASAQALVFLSQDFLLFFLAWELELVPVYLLIAIWGGKKKLYAATKFILYTALASLLILISGLALALSGDTFTLNITDLTNKHVTGSLALLSYLGFLIGFGVKLPIFPLHTWLPDAHGEANAPVSMLLAGILLKMGGYALLRFNVQLLPEVHLQIAPALIILGIINIIYGALNAFAQDNVKRRIACSSVSHMGFVLLGIGAVDALGISGAMLQMISHGLIAAAMFFVTGSFYERTNTLSIPNMGGLAKVLPITFAFFLASSLASLALPGMSGFISEITVFLGITSQEGFSSIFRSITILIAAIGLVLTPIYLLSMCRRVFFGPRIPALATVKEMNGRELTIGFSLLLPTLVIGFWPKIAINLYESSTNALSQQLTLAKLVGLIPTLVN; this comes from the coding sequence ATGAATTTAGAATCTTTTCCTTGGCTATCATCTATTGTTTTACTGCCTTTAATTGGGGCATTAATAATGCCTTTCTTGAGTTCAAAAGAAGGAGAAGATAATTCACTCCCCAGAAATATCTCATTAAGTTTTTTATTTATAGATTTTTTATTAATAATCGGCGTCCTTTTTCAAAAATTCAATACTTCAGATAGCTCTTTACAACTGGTAGAGAGAACTTCTTGGTTACCATCTATAGGCTTGGAGTGGTCTCTCGGGGTAGATGGGTTATCTGCGCCTTTAGTAGCTTTAAGTGGGTTAATTACATTTTTATCGGCTGCGGCTAGTTGGAAAATTAAGAAAAAATCTAATCTATATTTTGCTCTTCTATTAGTACAAGCATCAGCACAGGCACTAGTTTTCCTTTCTCAAGATTTCCTATTGTTTTTCTTGGCATGGGAACTTGAATTAGTCCCGGTATATCTTCTTATTGCGATTTGGGGAGGGAAAAAGAAATTATATGCGGCAACTAAATTCATTCTTTATACAGCTTTAGCTTCTTTATTAATACTCATAAGTGGGTTAGCACTTGCCTTGAGTGGTGATACCTTTACTTTGAATATTACCGATTTAACAAATAAACATGTGACGGGCAGCCTAGCTTTATTATCCTATTTAGGATTTTTAATTGGTTTTGGAGTAAAACTTCCTATCTTTCCATTACATACTTGGTTACCCGATGCACATGGAGAGGCTAATGCTCCAGTTTCAATGTTACTAGCTGGAATACTTTTAAAAATGGGAGGTTATGCTCTCTTAAGATTCAATGTTCAACTACTACCTGAAGTACATCTTCAAATTGCACCTGCTTTAATTATTCTTGGAATCATTAATATAATTTATGGAGCTCTAAATGCATTTGCACAAGATAATGTCAAAAGGAGAATTGCATGTAGCTCTGTAAGTCATATGGGTTTTGTTCTGTTAGGGATTGGAGCAGTAGATGCTCTAGGGATTAGCGGAGCAATGCTACAAATGATCAGTCACGGACTCATAGCTGCAGCTATGTTCTTTGTTACTGGCTCATTCTATGAAAGAACAAATACTCTTTCTATACCAAATATGGGCGGCTTAGCAAAAGTCTTGCCAATAACTTTTGCTTTTTTCTTAGCAAGCTCATTGGCCTCTTTAGCACTACCTGGAATGAGCGGTTTTATAAGTGAAATTACTGTATTTTTAGGTATCACTAGTCAAGAAGGATTTAGCTCTATCTTTAGATCAATCACGATTCTAATTGCAGCTATAGGATTAGTTCTGACACCAATATACTTATTATCAATGTGTAGAAGAGTATTCTTTGGCCCTAGAATTCCTGCACTAGCTACAGTCAAAGAGATGAATGGTAGAGAATTGACGATTGGTTTTAGTTTATTATTGCCTACTTTGGTTATAGGTTTTTGGCCAAAAATCGCCATAAATCTATATGAATCTTCCACCAATGCTCTCAGTCAGCAACTTACTTTAGCTAAATTAGTTGGGTTAATCCCAACTTTAGTAAATTAA